GGATGAAACAGGCAAATGCGACGGCCACCACCAGGGCAGCAGCGAGCAGGATCTTGTGGCTGAATTTCATGTTTCTGGTCATTAAAGGAGCTACCGCGGGAGGACTGATCAACGAGAGGGCGACACAGGGTCACAGCTGGCTTGACGCAGCTTCTATGTCGACAGCGCGGCGCCAAAGATTAGGCGGCTTTTGCGAATTTCGACGAAATGCCGATTACTCGCAAAAAGTCGCTGATTTGCCGGGGAAATGCCGATTTGACCGTTCAAGAAATTCCCGCAGGGGCTGGGAACCAGATGGGGGTTTTCTCTTCTAAGCTTCTGGTTGGCAGCCATGCCAGCGTTTCTTTCCAGGAGTTTCACCATGTCGCTGCGATCTATCGCCTTGCTTTCGTTTTGCGTGCTGTTGGTCGCGTGCAGCAAGGTCAACCAGGAAAACTACTCGAAATTGTCGACGGGCATGCCCAAGGCCGACGTGGAAAACCTGCTCGGCAAACCAGCCGATTGTTCCGGCGCACTGGGCATGTCCAGCTGCACCTGGGGCGACAAGAACAGCTTTATCAGCGTGCAGTACGCCGGTGACAAAGTGCTGATGTTTTCCGGGCAAGGCCTGAAGTAATCCGGGGCTACGCGCCCTCGGGAGAAGAATAATGATGCGGTTTGTAATAGCTATTTTTGCCAGCCTGATCTTGGCTGGCTGCGCCACCCATGGCGATGATTCGCTGGCGCCGAAAACGGCCGGCGAGGTCAATCTCAAGCGTTATCAGGGCAAGTGGTACGAACTGGCGCGCATGCCGATGTACTTCCAGCGCAACTGCGCGCAGTCCGAAGCCCATTACTCACTCAAGCCCAACGGTGAGATCGATGTGCTGAACCGCTGCCTGACCGCCGAATGGAAGTGGGAAGAAGCCCGCGGCACGGCCGTCGCGCAGGTACCGGGCAAGACTGACAAGCTTTGGGTTAATTTCGACAACTGGTTTACCCGCCTGCTGCCGGGCGTGGTCAAGGGCGACTACTGGGTGCTGTACGTCAGCGACGACTACCAGACCGCGATTGTCGGCAACCCCAATCGACGCTACCTCTGGCTGCTGTCGCGCAAGCCGGAAGTCAACGCCGATACTCGTGAAGAATTGCTCAGCCGCGCCCGTCAGCAAGGCTAC
This region of Pseudomonas fluorescens genomic DNA includes:
- a CDS encoding lipocalin family protein; the encoded protein is MMRFVIAIFASLILAGCATHGDDSLAPKTAGEVNLKRYQGKWYELARMPMYFQRNCAQSEAHYSLKPNGEIDVLNRCLTAEWKWEEARGTAVAQVPGKTDKLWVNFDNWFTRLLPGVVKGDYWVLYVSDDYQTAIVGNPNRRYLWLLSRKPEVNADTREELLSRARQQGYDTTRLIWRVSDTRMAQTSK